In Clarias gariepinus isolate MV-2021 ecotype Netherlands chromosome 1, CGAR_prim_01v2, whole genome shotgun sequence, one DNA window encodes the following:
- the cacybp gene encoding calcyclin-binding protein gives MELSEQITGLECDLKEVTRLLEMCERKRVQDVLSQEQKRIEKELAHKQQQRDQQAKRDSVDKTDTTVKGYTVKINNYGWDQSEKFVKVYITLNGVHTVPADNVQVSFTDRSFNVLVKDLEGKNYQMTVNNLLFPIVVEESSRKVKTDMVLVMCKKKTTKKWDCFTQVEKQSKEKDKPNYDENADPGEGLMNMLKKIYSEGDDEMKRTINKAWAESQEKKAKGDEFNF, from the exons ATGGAGCTCAGCGAGCAG ATCACAGGACTTGAGTGTGACCTAAAAGAAGTTACAAGACTCCTGGAGATGTGTGAGAGGAAACGGGTGCAGGATGTCCTCTCACAGGAACAGAAAAGGATCGAGAAAGAGCTAGCTCATAAACAGCAACAGAGGGATCAACAAGCAAAAAGAGACTCTGTAGACAAGACAGACACAACAGTCAAGGGATACACAgtcaaaataaacaattatg gtTGGGACCAGTCAGAAAAATTTGTAAAAGTTTACATCACATTAAATGGAGTGCATACAGTCCCTGCTGACAATGTTCAGGTCAGCTTTACAGACAG GTCTTTCAATGTTCTTGTTAAAGATTTGGAGGGGAAAAACTATCAAATGACAGTCAACAATCTCTTGTTCCCCATTGTAGTGGAGGAAAGCAGTAGAAAG gtgaaaacagaCATGGTCCTCGTCATGTGCAAAAAGAAGACAACAAAGAAATGGGATTGTTTTACACAAGTGGAGAAACAGTCTAAGGAAAAAGA CAAGCCCAACTATGATGAAAATGCAGACCCTGGAGAGGGGCTGATGAATATGCTGAAGAAAATCTACTCGGAGGGTGATGATGAAATGAAGCGCACCATCAACAAGGCCTGGGCAGAGTCACAGGAGAAGAAAGCCAAAGGAGATGAATTTAACTTCTAG
- the plk3 gene encoding serine/threonine-protein kinase PLK3 isoform X2 has translation MDPSGFNTLQRHSCQIMNPELFQASPERNSPAPANKPSRNKCEQARVELAQVVVDPKTGRTYSKGKLLGKGGFARCYEMTDISSNKMYAVKVIPQSRVSKPHQRDKITNEIELHRTLQHKHVVKFSHHFEDQDNIYIFLELCSRKSLAHIWKARHTLTDPEVRYYLRQIISGLKYLHNKGILHRDLKLGNFFVNENMELRLGDFGLAAKLETVEQRKKTICGTPNYLAPEVLNRQGHGTESDVWSLGCVMYTLLCGNPPFETLDLKETYKCIKEVKYTLPPSLSAAAQKLISGILQKDPSDRLTLDQILAHEYFSKGFTPDKLPPSACVMVPELNPPSPAKKFFTKMAKSLFGKKKSKEKISSEDKEDISKLVSGMVKHSISRQISYKTVGVNEVANPAGQLAVSRPLDTPVEDESKKSTSRSFKGTVASSTDGCEDALTPAAVAEAAMKVLVNCLSTMPAGSRNNPCVTKPEPFVWVTKWVDYSNKYGFGYQLSNQNVGVLFNEGTHLSLCDQRRVVRYCLTNNKHFTFQADALPEQLQSQKHIVGLMANYMDQNLMEGGDLGCDEQPSPSECPLLLQWMKTDHALVMLFNNGLLQVNFYTDHTKVILSKSADQYLLTYISRERISSSYPLNTLSEHGCSSELRHRLHYMVQLLQHYTKT, from the exons ATGGATCCGTCTGGTTTTAACACACTGCAGCGTCACTCCTGTCAGATAATGAACCCGGAGTTGTTTCAGGCGTCTCCGGAGCGCAACTCGCCCGCGCCGGCGAACAAACCGAGCCGGAATAAGTGCGAACAAGCCAGAGTGGAGCTGGCGCAGGTGGTGGTGGATCCGAAAACTGGACGAACGTACTCAAAAGGAAAGCTTCTGGGAAAG GGAGGGTTTGCTCGCTGTTATGAGATGACTGATATTTCCAGCAACAAGATGTATGCTGTGAAGGTAATCCCACAAAGCAGAGTGTCCAAGCCACACCAGAGGGACAAG ATAACGAATGAAATCGAACTGCACAGAACCCTCCAGCACAAACATGTCGTCAAATTCTCTCATCATTTTGAAGATCAGGACAACATCTACATCTTCCTCGAGCTCTGCAGCAGAAAG TCCTTGGCACATATTTGGAAAGCTCGACACACCCTGACAGACCCTGAAGTACGTTACTACCTCAGGCAAATTATTTCTGGCCTCAAATACCTCCACAACAAAGGAATCCTCCATCGAGACCTCAAACTAG gcAACTTCTTTGTGAATGAGAATATGGAATTGAGATTAGGAGACTTTGGGTTGGCAGCAAAGCTGGAGACGGTTGAGCAGAGAAAGAA AACTATCTGTGGAACTCCGAACTACCTGGCACCAGAAGTGTTAAATCGTCAAGGACATGGGACCGAGTCAGATGTTTGGTCACTGGGCTGTGTGAT GTACACTCTTCTGTGTGGGAACCCTCCGTTTGAAACATTAGACTTGAAGGAAACGTACAAATGCATCAAAGAAGTGAAGTATACACTTCCTCCATCACTCTCTGCAGCTGCACAAAAGTTGATCTCTGGCATTCTTCAAAAGGACCCCAGTGATCGCCTTACTCTCGACCAGATTCTGGCTCACGAGTATTTCAGCAAG GGCTTCACTCCAGACAAACTTCCACCCAGTGCATGTGTGATGGTCCCAGAGCTCAACCCACCCAGCCCTGCTAAGAAGTTCTTTACTAAGATGGCCAAGAGCCTCTTTGGCAAGAAAAAGTCCAAAG AGAAAATCTCCAGTGAAGACAAGGAGGACATTTCCAAGCTTGTTTCGGGTATGGTGAAACATTCAATCAGTCGTCAGATCAGCTACAAGACAGTGGGAGTGAATGAG GTTGCAAATCCTGCAGGTCAGTTGGCTGTTTCTCGACCTTTAGACACACCAGTTGAGGATGAGTCCAAAAAATCCACCTCCCGCTCCTTCAAAGGCACGGTGGCCAGCAGTACTGATG GATGTGAAGATGCACTGACCCCTGCTGCTGTGGCTGAGGCTGCCATGAAGGTCCTCGTTAACTGCTTGTCTACCATGCCGGCAG GATCTAGGAACAATCCATGCGTCACAAAGCCTGAGCCTTTCGTCTGGGTGACAAAGTGGGTGGATTACTCCAACAAATATGGTTTTGGGTACCAGCTCTCCAATCAGAATGTTGGTGTGCTCTTTAACGAAGGCACTCATCTGAGTCTGTGTGACCAGCGAAG GGTAGTTCGTTATTGTTTAACCAACAATAAACACTTCACTTTTCAAGCTGATGCACTACCAGAACAACTCCAGAGCCAGAAACACATTGTGGGGCTAATGGCCAACTACATGGATCAGAACCTCATGGAG GGTGGAGATCTGGGTTGTGATGAGCAGCCATCTCCTTCTGAATGTCCCCTTCTCCTGCAATGGATGAAGACTGACCATGCTTTAGTAAtgctttttaacaatggtttGCTACAG GTAAACTTCTACACTGATCACACTAAGGTGATCCTGTCGAAATCAGCAGATCAATACTTGTTGACCTATATTAGTCGTGAGCGGATCTCCTCCTCATATCCTCTGAACACCCTCAGTGAGCACGGCTGCTCCTCTGAGCTGCGCCACCGACTCCATTACATGGTGCAGCTGCTGCAGCACTACACCAAAACATAA
- the plk3 gene encoding serine/threonine-protein kinase PLK3 isoform X1, with product MDPSGFNTLQRHSCQIMNPELFQASPERNSPAPANKPSRNKCEQARVELAQVVVDPKTGRTYSKGKLLGKGGFARCYEMTDISSNKMYAVKVIPQSRVSKPHQRDKITNEIELHRTLQHKHVVKFSHHFEDQDNIYIFLELCSRKSLAHIWKARHTLTDPEVRYYLRQIISGLKYLHNKGILHRDLKLGNFFVNENMELRLGDFGLAAKLETVEQRKKTICGTPNYLAPEVLNRQGHGTESDVWSLGCVMYTLLCGNPPFETLDLKETYKCIKEVKYTLPPSLSAAAQKLISGILQKDPSDRLTLDQILAHEYFSKGFTPDKLPPSACVMVPELNPPSPAKKFFTKMAKSLFGKKKSKAEKISSEDKEDISKLVSGMVKHSISRQISYKTVGVNEVANPAGQLAVSRPLDTPVEDESKKSTSRSFKGTVASSTDGCEDALTPAAVAEAAMKVLVNCLSTMPAGSRNNPCVTKPEPFVWVTKWVDYSNKYGFGYQLSNQNVGVLFNEGTHLSLCDQRRVVRYCLTNNKHFTFQADALPEQLQSQKHIVGLMANYMDQNLMEGGDLGCDEQPSPSECPLLLQWMKTDHALVMLFNNGLLQVNFYTDHTKVILSKSADQYLLTYISRERISSSYPLNTLSEHGCSSELRHRLHYMVQLLQHYTKT from the exons ATGGATCCGTCTGGTTTTAACACACTGCAGCGTCACTCCTGTCAGATAATGAACCCGGAGTTGTTTCAGGCGTCTCCGGAGCGCAACTCGCCCGCGCCGGCGAACAAACCGAGCCGGAATAAGTGCGAACAAGCCAGAGTGGAGCTGGCGCAGGTGGTGGTGGATCCGAAAACTGGACGAACGTACTCAAAAGGAAAGCTTCTGGGAAAG GGAGGGTTTGCTCGCTGTTATGAGATGACTGATATTTCCAGCAACAAGATGTATGCTGTGAAGGTAATCCCACAAAGCAGAGTGTCCAAGCCACACCAGAGGGACAAG ATAACGAATGAAATCGAACTGCACAGAACCCTCCAGCACAAACATGTCGTCAAATTCTCTCATCATTTTGAAGATCAGGACAACATCTACATCTTCCTCGAGCTCTGCAGCAGAAAG TCCTTGGCACATATTTGGAAAGCTCGACACACCCTGACAGACCCTGAAGTACGTTACTACCTCAGGCAAATTATTTCTGGCCTCAAATACCTCCACAACAAAGGAATCCTCCATCGAGACCTCAAACTAG gcAACTTCTTTGTGAATGAGAATATGGAATTGAGATTAGGAGACTTTGGGTTGGCAGCAAAGCTGGAGACGGTTGAGCAGAGAAAGAA AACTATCTGTGGAACTCCGAACTACCTGGCACCAGAAGTGTTAAATCGTCAAGGACATGGGACCGAGTCAGATGTTTGGTCACTGGGCTGTGTGAT GTACACTCTTCTGTGTGGGAACCCTCCGTTTGAAACATTAGACTTGAAGGAAACGTACAAATGCATCAAAGAAGTGAAGTATACACTTCCTCCATCACTCTCTGCAGCTGCACAAAAGTTGATCTCTGGCATTCTTCAAAAGGACCCCAGTGATCGCCTTACTCTCGACCAGATTCTGGCTCACGAGTATTTCAGCAAG GGCTTCACTCCAGACAAACTTCCACCCAGTGCATGTGTGATGGTCCCAGAGCTCAACCCACCCAGCCCTGCTAAGAAGTTCTTTACTAAGATGGCCAAGAGCCTCTTTGGCAAGAAAAAGTCCAAAG CAGAGAAAATCTCCAGTGAAGACAAGGAGGACATTTCCAAGCTTGTTTCGGGTATGGTGAAACATTCAATCAGTCGTCAGATCAGCTACAAGACAGTGGGAGTGAATGAG GTTGCAAATCCTGCAGGTCAGTTGGCTGTTTCTCGACCTTTAGACACACCAGTTGAGGATGAGTCCAAAAAATCCACCTCCCGCTCCTTCAAAGGCACGGTGGCCAGCAGTACTGATG GATGTGAAGATGCACTGACCCCTGCTGCTGTGGCTGAGGCTGCCATGAAGGTCCTCGTTAACTGCTTGTCTACCATGCCGGCAG GATCTAGGAACAATCCATGCGTCACAAAGCCTGAGCCTTTCGTCTGGGTGACAAAGTGGGTGGATTACTCCAACAAATATGGTTTTGGGTACCAGCTCTCCAATCAGAATGTTGGTGTGCTCTTTAACGAAGGCACTCATCTGAGTCTGTGTGACCAGCGAAG GGTAGTTCGTTATTGTTTAACCAACAATAAACACTTCACTTTTCAAGCTGATGCACTACCAGAACAACTCCAGAGCCAGAAACACATTGTGGGGCTAATGGCCAACTACATGGATCAGAACCTCATGGAG GGTGGAGATCTGGGTTGTGATGAGCAGCCATCTCCTTCTGAATGTCCCCTTCTCCTGCAATGGATGAAGACTGACCATGCTTTAGTAAtgctttttaacaatggtttGCTACAG GTAAACTTCTACACTGATCACACTAAGGTGATCCTGTCGAAATCAGCAGATCAATACTTGTTGACCTATATTAGTCGTGAGCGGATCTCCTCCTCATATCCTCTGAACACCCTCAGTGAGCACGGCTGCTCCTCTGAGCTGCGCCACCGACTCCATTACATGGTGCAGCTGCTGCAGCACTACACCAAAACATAA
- the mrps14 gene encoding 28S ribosomal protein S14, mitochondrial has translation MSACTMLRLGLGLLQSSLKFTKQPCRSSQGLLEQVRSYYVDWRMLRDVKRRQMAYEYADTRLRINAIRKNTLLPKELQEVADKEIAALPRDSCPVRIRNRCVITSRPRGVKRRWRLSRIVFRHLADHNQMSGIQRAMW, from the exons ATGTCTGCCTGCACAATGCTACGGTTGGGTTTGGGGTTACTTCAGTCTTCGTTGAAGTTCACTAAACAG ccATGCAGAAGTTCACAGGGACTATTGGAGCAGGTCCGAAGTTATTACGTTGACTGGAGAATGCTGAGAGATGTGAAAAGAAGACAGATGGCGTACGAGTATGCTGACACAAGACTGCGGATCAATGCCATCAGAAAGAACACACTCCTACCCAAAGAGTTACAG GAGGTAGCTGATAAAGAAATTGCTGCATTGCCCCGAGACAGTTGCCCAGTTCGTATCCGCAACAGATGTGTGATTACCTCACGACCCCGCGGAGTGAAACGCCGGTGGCGATTGAGCCGCATTGTTTTCAGACATCTAGCAGACCACAATCAGATGTCAGGCATACAGAGAGCAATGTGGTGA